The proteins below are encoded in one region of Deltaproteobacteria bacterium:
- the rlmN gene encoding 23S rRNA (adenine(2503)-C(2))-methyltransferase RlmN, translating to MKPARPQLRDFSPDALRARFKSEGISPYRADQVVQWLYARGVDDPALMTDLPAELRERLASDYETRALEVRDPQFSVDGTIKAALVARDGAVLEAVLIPEEERTTLCVSTQVGCPLACSFCATGTLGLDRNLGVAEIVEQVVRMGALLPEGRRITNIVFMGMGEPLLNLKNVVEAVKTLIHPKGFAMAPRRVTVSTAGVVPRIADLLEQVPVNLAVSLHAPTDAQRDELVPINKRFPLAELFGALRSIPRLSRRHPIFFEYTLLAGVNDSLDDARRLVELLRDVPAKVNLIPVNPHAGSPYRAPDDDVADRFMGVLSRAGITVTLRRSRGADIDAACGQLAARRPASAPSGATAG from the coding sequence GTGAAGCCGGCGCGCCCGCAGCTGCGCGACTTCTCGCCCGACGCGCTGCGCGCGCGCTTCAAGAGCGAGGGCATCTCGCCGTATCGCGCGGATCAAGTCGTGCAGTGGCTGTATGCGCGCGGCGTCGACGATCCGGCGCTGATGACGGATTTGCCCGCCGAGCTGCGCGAGCGGCTTGCGAGTGACTATGAAACGCGCGCGCTCGAGGTGCGCGATCCGCAGTTCTCGGTGGACGGCACGATCAAGGCCGCGCTCGTCGCGCGCGATGGCGCCGTGCTCGAGGCGGTGCTGATCCCCGAGGAGGAGCGCACCACGCTGTGCGTGTCGACGCAGGTCGGCTGCCCCCTCGCGTGCTCCTTTTGCGCCACCGGCACGCTCGGGCTCGATCGCAATCTCGGTGTGGCGGAAATCGTCGAGCAGGTCGTGCGCATGGGCGCGCTGCTGCCCGAAGGGCGCCGCATCACGAACATCGTGTTCATGGGCATGGGCGAGCCGCTGCTCAATCTCAAGAACGTGGTGGAGGCGGTGAAGACGCTGATTCACCCGAAAGGCTTCGCGATGGCGCCGCGGCGCGTGACGGTGTCGACCGCGGGCGTGGTGCCGCGCATCGCCGACTTGCTGGAGCAAGTGCCGGTGAACCTCGCCGTCTCGCTGCACGCGCCGACCGATGCGCAGCGCGACGAGCTCGTGCCCATCAACAAGCGCTTTCCGCTCGCGGAGCTGTTCGGCGCGCTGCGCAGCATTCCGAGGCTCTCGCGCCGCCACCCGATCTTCTTCGAGTACACGCTGCTCGCGGGCGTGAACGACTCGCTCGACGATGCGCGGCGGCTCGTGGAGCTGTTACGGGACGTGCCGGCGAAGGTGAACCTCATCCCGGTGAATCCGCACGCAGGCTCGCCCTACCGCGCGCCCGACGACGACGTCGCGGATCGCTTCATGGGCGTGCTGTCGCGTGCGGGCATCACGGTGACGCTCCGGCGCAGTCGCGGCGCCGACATCGACGCCGCCTGCGGTCAGCTCGCCGCGAGGCGCCCGGCCAGCGCCCCGTCAGGCGCCACCGCCGGCTGA
- a CDS encoding AAA family ATPase: protein MRTIAVVNQKGGCGKTTTAVNLAGALAEQGARVLVVDMDPQAHATLALGIDPDTLDENLYEILIAPLGSPDAQRLPKVIRAHSETLHVAPSGIVLSALEQKLTAERAEGRTERLAGALANVASAYDFALIDCPPNVGVLTFNALRAASEVIVPLETSEFAVHGVQKLLETIALLAERVGHKLTIRVLPTLYDGRTRYARETLGEIRALFPELCFDTVIRANVKLREAARSGKPIQSTAPHAAGAADYAALALEVSLAGAGDVPIAASDRALREVTVSFRDAAATDVRIAGDFNGWVPDKNVRSRVEVAGEERVWTKVLAVPPGTYRYRYLVDG from the coding sequence ATGCGCACGATCGCGGTAGTCAACCAGAAGGGCGGCTGCGGCAAGACCACCACCGCGGTGAACCTCGCCGGCGCCCTCGCGGAGCAAGGCGCGCGCGTGCTCGTGGTCGACATGGACCCGCAGGCGCACGCGACGCTCGCGCTGGGCATCGACCCGGACACGCTCGACGAGAACCTCTACGAGATTCTGATCGCGCCGCTCGGCTCGCCCGACGCGCAGCGCCTCCCCAAGGTCATCCGCGCTCATTCGGAGACGCTGCACGTCGCACCGTCCGGCATCGTGCTCTCGGCGCTCGAGCAGAAGCTCACCGCCGAGCGCGCGGAGGGGCGCACGGAGCGCCTCGCGGGCGCGCTCGCGAACGTCGCGAGCGCCTACGACTTCGCGCTGATCGACTGCCCGCCGAACGTCGGCGTCCTCACCTTCAACGCGCTGCGGGCCGCAAGCGAAGTGATCGTGCCGCTCGAGACCAGCGAGTTCGCCGTGCACGGCGTTCAGAAGCTGCTCGAGACGATCGCGCTGCTCGCGGAGCGCGTCGGCCACAAGCTCACGATTCGCGTGCTGCCCACGCTCTACGACGGCCGCACGCGCTACGCGCGAGAGACGCTCGGCGAGATCCGCGCGCTGTTCCCCGAGCTCTGCTTCGACACCGTGATCCGCGCGAACGTGAAGCTGCGCGAAGCGGCGCGCAGCGGGAAGCCGATCCAAAGCACCGCGCCGCACGCCGCCGGCGCTGCCGACTACGCCGCGCTTGCGCTCGAGGTCTCGCTCGCGGGCGCCGGCGACGTCCCGATAGCGGCCTCCGACCGCGCGCTGCGGGAGGTCACGGTCTCGTTCCGCGACGCCGCCGCCACTGACGTTCGGATCGCCGGCGACTTCAATGGCTGGGTCCCCGACAAGAACGTCCGCTCGCGCGTCGAGGTCGCCGGGGAGGAGCGCGTGTGGACGAAGGTCCTCGCGGTTCCTCCGGGGACCTACCGCTACCGCTACCTCGTCGACGGGTAG
- the trmB gene encoding tRNA (guanosine(46)-N7)-methyltransferase TrmB produces the protein MSRTLKHDIPGPDRRVTIDDVRAKGWGALFAPELREPLAPLVVEIGFGRGEFLRQLAANDLATPHVGIELSWKRVLKMARRIAKAGDPNIRLVCARGEDVLQEVVGDASVATFWINFSDPWPKARHHRRRLIQTPLVRQLAKRLVPGGILHVATDDVPYAQHIDEVLGAEALLENALPARWLPEIAGRPVTAYEAMWREEGRPLHFFTYRRRAS, from the coding sequence ATGTCTCGCACGCTCAAGCACGACATCCCCGGCCCCGACCGGCGCGTCACGATCGACGACGTGCGCGCGAAGGGGTGGGGCGCTTTGTTTGCGCCCGAGCTTCGCGAGCCGTTGGCGCCGCTCGTGGTCGAGATCGGGTTCGGGCGCGGCGAGTTCCTGCGGCAGCTCGCTGCGAACGATCTCGCGACGCCGCACGTCGGCATCGAGCTGTCGTGGAAGCGCGTGCTGAAGATGGCGCGGCGGATCGCGAAGGCGGGCGATCCGAACATTCGCCTCGTGTGTGCGCGCGGCGAGGACGTGCTGCAGGAAGTCGTGGGCGACGCGAGCGTCGCGACGTTCTGGATCAACTTCTCCGATCCGTGGCCGAAGGCGCGGCATCACCGGCGCCGGCTGATCCAGACGCCCCTCGTGCGGCAGCTCGCGAAGCGGCTCGTGCCGGGCGGGATCCTGCACGTCGCGACGGACGACGTGCCGTACGCGCAGCACATCGACGAGGTGTTAGGAGCCGAGGCGCTGCTCGAGAACGCGCTCCCCGCGCGCTGGCTGCCGGAGATCGCGGGGCGGCCCGTGACGGCGTACGAGGCGATGTGGCGCGAGGAAGGGCGACCGCTGCACTTCTTCACGTACCGAAGGCGCGCGTCGTGA
- a CDS encoding LysM peptidoglycan-binding domain-containing protein, with the protein MRNRWIAAALGLVFALVSASAVAAPEDFPKPAKLVPRVEFWKRVYTEVGTDGGFLHDPDDLTLVYERISLPNGQWDKAGYKHVEARKKHVAHVLSTLANGKRGGLSEDEQRILALFETPVSTRKLKDAAAKVRFQLGQSDKFRAGLARQGRWDGHIRQVLAERGLPTELGALPHVESSFNPAARSSVGASGIWQFMPSTGRLYMRVDSAVDERNDPFMATVAAARLLKSNYEAIGSWPLAITGYNHGLGGTSRAARQLGTKDIAVIIDRYQSRSFGFASKNFYASFVAAMEIDREPEKYFGAVRRDPPEDPERVILDAYYRPSTLAQAFGVSMAALREVNPAVSESVWSGRRHLPRGYELRVPRDPMRASPKVVLASIGGGERIHAQVADSSGTHKVRRGETLAGIAKKYGVSTKALQRANGLRSANLIRVGQRLKIPGYAPPHPQEAAPPSATTASAAVEPSPTQGVYRVKRGDTLASIARRFGVSARDLATVNHIRNANEIHPGQVIELPGGSLTARPGDRSHAGVYSVRRGDTLDSIAKKFDVDVKALLALNEIRNKNVIRVGQTIYVPGPPEPPATEAPAEAVAPAPVTEAAAAAPELAPTSYVVRRGDTLEKIASRTGVAASELIALNGIRNRNLIAVGQTLVLSAPPAPAAQPEAPVAEEPAAIPPATPSGR; encoded by the coding sequence ATGCGCAATCGCTGGATCGCAGCAGCACTGGGACTCGTGTTCGCACTCGTCAGTGCGAGCGCGGTCGCAGCGCCTGAAGACTTCCCGAAGCCGGCGAAGCTGGTGCCGCGCGTCGAGTTCTGGAAGCGCGTGTACACCGAGGTGGGCACGGACGGCGGCTTCCTCCACGACCCTGACGACCTCACGCTCGTGTACGAGCGCATCTCGCTGCCGAACGGGCAATGGGACAAGGCGGGCTACAAGCACGTCGAGGCGCGCAAGAAGCACGTCGCGCACGTGCTGAGCACGCTCGCGAACGGAAAGCGCGGCGGACTTTCCGAGGACGAGCAGCGCATCCTCGCGCTGTTCGAAACGCCGGTGTCGACGCGCAAGCTCAAGGATGCGGCCGCCAAGGTGCGCTTCCAGCTCGGCCAGTCGGACAAGTTCCGCGCCGGCCTCGCGCGCCAGGGCCGCTGGGACGGACACATCCGCCAGGTTCTCGCGGAGCGCGGCCTCCCGACCGAGCTCGGCGCCCTGCCCCACGTCGAGTCCTCGTTCAATCCCGCGGCGCGCTCATCCGTCGGCGCGTCGGGCATCTGGCAGTTCATGCCCTCGACCGGCCGCCTCTACATGCGCGTCGACTCCGCGGTCGACGAGCGCAACGACCCGTTCATGGCGACGGTCGCCGCCGCGCGCCTCCTCAAGTCCAACTACGAGGCGATCGGCTCCTGGCCGCTCGCGATCACGGGCTACAACCACGGCCTCGGCGGCACGTCGCGCGCGGCGCGGCAGCTCGGCACGAAGGACATCGCGGTCATCATCGACCGCTACCAGAGCCGCTCGTTCGGCTTCGCGTCGAAGAATTTCTACGCGTCGTTCGTGGCCGCGATGGAGATCGACCGCGAGCCGGAGAAGTACTTCGGCGCGGTGCGGCGCGATCCGCCCGAAGATCCCGAGCGCGTGATCCTCGACGCGTACTACCGGCCGTCGACGCTCGCCCAGGCGTTCGGCGTGAGCATGGCTGCGCTGCGCGAAGTGAACCCCGCCGTGAGCGAGTCGGTGTGGTCCGGCCGCCGCCACCTGCCGCGCGGCTACGAGCTGCGCGTGCCGCGCGATCCGATGCGCGCGTCGCCGAAGGTGGTGCTCGCGAGCATCGGCGGCGGAGAGCGCATCCACGCCCAGGTCGCGGACTCGAGCGGCACGCACAAAGTGCGGCGCGGCGAGACGCTCGCCGGCATTGCCAAGAAGTACGGCGTGTCGACGAAGGCGCTGCAGCGCGCGAACGGGCTGCGCAGCGCAAACCTGATCCGCGTCGGACAGCGCCTCAAGATCCCGGGCTACGCGCCGCCGCATCCGCAGGAAGCGGCGCCCCCGAGCGCGACGACGGCGAGCGCCGCGGTGGAGCCGTCGCCCACGCAGGGTGTCTACCGCGTGAAGCGTGGCGACACGCTCGCCTCGATCGCGCGCCGCTTCGGCGTCTCCGCGCGCGATCTCGCCACCGTGAACCACATCCGCAACGCGAACGAGATTCACCCCGGCCAGGTCATCGAGCTGCCGGGCGGCTCCCTGACCGCTCGGCCCGGCGATCGCTCGCACGCGGGCGTCTACAGCGTGCGCCGCGGCGACACGCTCGACTCGATCGCAAAGAAGTTCGACGTGGACGTGAAGGCGCTGCTCGCCCTCAACGAGATCCGTAACAAGAACGTGATCCGCGTCGGGCAGACGATCTACGTGCCGGGACCGCCCGAGCCGCCGGCGACGGAAGCACCTGCGGAAGCGGTCGCTCCGGCGCCCGTCACGGAAGCCGCCGCAGCCGCCCCCGAGCTCGCGCCCACGTCCTACGTCGTGCGCCGCGGCGACACGCTCGAGAAAATCGCGTCGCGCACGGGCGTGGCGGCCAGTGAGCTGATCGCGCTCAACGGCATCCGCAACAGGAACCTGATCGCGGTGGGTCAGACGCTCGTGCTGAGCGCGCCTCCCGCACCCGCCGCGCAGCCCGAAGCGCCGGTCGCCGAGGAGCCCGCGGCGATTCCGCCGGCAACGCCGAGCGGGAGGTAG
- a CDS encoding type II toxin-antitoxin system VapC family toxin, whose amino-acid sequence MIVVDTNVLAYLLLPGPFTRAAEQLYEIDPDWCVPLLWRSEFRSVLAGFLRRSSVDLPTATRIAERAAGVVRGREYVVGSAEVLEAISSSTCSAYDCEFVVLARELGFSLITTDSRILREFPGVARSLRAVVAEGA is encoded by the coding sequence GTGATCGTCGTCGACACGAACGTTCTCGCGTACCTGCTGCTGCCGGGGCCCTTCACGCGCGCCGCGGAGCAGCTGTACGAGATCGACCCGGATTGGTGCGTGCCGCTGCTCTGGCGCTCGGAGTTCCGGAGCGTGCTCGCCGGCTTTCTGCGCCGCAGCAGCGTCGATCTGCCGACCGCGACGCGGATCGCGGAGCGGGCGGCGGGCGTCGTGCGAGGCCGCGAGTACGTCGTCGGCTCGGCCGAGGTGCTCGAGGCGATTTCTTCCTCGACGTGCTCCGCATACGACTGCGAGTTCGTCGTTCTCGCCCGCGAGCTGGGCTTCAGCTTGATCACGACGGACAGCCGAATCCTGCGAGAGTTCCCGGGCGTCGCCCGATCGCTGCGAGCGGTCGTCGCCGAGGGCGCCTAG
- a CDS encoding sigma-70 family RNA polymerase sigma factor: MERVRSGDREAFEALYRRFFPRIYRFVSKRMGARFDVEETVQEIFIAAFSSLDAYSGEAPFGAWVYGLARRTVANRFKRRRADTVPWNDTDVALSDAVAEVRGDASGDDPHAAYERSERLAQLEDAARRLSPSQWEYFRLHHLEDMPIEDIARQAQCSRDAVKSHLYRARKMLLAR, from the coding sequence GTGGAGCGCGTCCGCAGCGGGGACCGCGAGGCGTTCGAGGCGCTCTACCGGCGTTTCTTCCCGCGCATCTACCGCTTCGTCTCGAAGCGCATGGGCGCGCGCTTCGACGTCGAAGAGACCGTGCAGGAGATCTTCATCGCGGCATTCTCGTCGCTCGACGCGTACAGCGGCGAGGCGCCGTTCGGCGCTTGGGTGTACGGACTCGCGCGCCGCACCGTCGCGAACCGGTTCAAGCGCCGACGCGCGGACACCGTCCCGTGGAACGACACCGATGTCGCGCTCTCGGATGCCGTCGCGGAAGTGCGCGGCGACGCGAGCGGCGACGACCCGCACGCGGCCTACGAGCGCAGCGAGCGCCTCGCGCAGCTCGAGGACGCCGCGCGCCGGTTATCTCCGTCGCAGTGGGAGTACTTCCGCCTGCACCACCTCGAGGACATGCCGATCGAGGACATCGCGCGCCAAGCGCAGTGCAGCCGCGACGCCGTCAAGTCTCACCTGTATCGCGCGCGCAAGATGTTATTGGCGCGCTAG
- a CDS encoding thioredoxin domain-containing protein: MKSLRVSVLFALTVLALVACNGASSGKAADASGAPVARVAGETISEGELDAWIKDELWRSQTEDGNASKVYALRARGLERMIDQRLLDAEAGKRGVDADTLLDQEAAKRVQVSDADVKAFWDQHAAEWGERKFETEAAGIRQYLERSKGTDAAQTYIAELRAAANVETLLVQPRVTVAGKGAAKGPADAPVTVIEFSDYECPFCKRAEPTVAQMMKEYAGKVRLEFRHFPLESIHPQARGAAEAAVCAEEHGRFWEFHELLYTGGGLAAPKLLEHATKAGLDVNAYQACLASGRGKQRVDADLAAGKAVGVSGTPAFFVNGVAYSGAIPIEDFRKAIDSELAKPPQS, encoded by the coding sequence ATGAAATCGCTTCGCGTTTCCGTGCTGTTCGCGCTGACCGTGCTCGCACTCGTCGCCTGCAACGGCGCTTCGTCAGGAAAGGCCGCGGATGCGTCGGGCGCACCCGTCGCGCGCGTCGCCGGCGAGACCATCTCCGAGGGCGAGCTCGACGCGTGGATCAAGGACGAGCTGTGGCGCAGCCAAACCGAAGACGGCAACGCCTCGAAGGTGTACGCCCTGCGCGCACGCGGGCTCGAGCGCATGATCGATCAGCGGCTGCTCGACGCAGAGGCCGGCAAGCGCGGCGTCGATGCCGACACGCTCCTCGACCAAGAGGCCGCGAAGCGCGTGCAGGTGAGCGACGCGGACGTGAAGGCGTTCTGGGATCAGCACGCGGCCGAGTGGGGCGAGCGCAAGTTCGAGACCGAGGCGGCGGGCATTCGCCAGTACCTCGAGCGCAGCAAAGGCACCGATGCCGCGCAGACCTACATCGCCGAGCTGCGCGCCGCCGCGAACGTCGAGACGCTGCTCGTGCAGCCGCGCGTCACGGTCGCGGGCAAGGGCGCCGCGAAGGGACCGGCGGATGCGCCGGTCACGGTGATCGAGTTCAGCGACTACGAGTGCCCGTTCTGCAAGCGCGCAGAGCCGACCGTCGCGCAGATGATGAAGGAGTACGCGGGCAAGGTGCGCCTCGAGTTCCGCCACTTCCCGCTCGAGAGCATTCACCCGCAGGCGCGCGGCGCCGCCGAAGCGGCCGTGTGCGCGGAGGAGCATGGACGCTTCTGGGAGTTCCACGAGCTGCTGTACACCGGAGGTGGCCTCGCGGCACCGAAGCTGCTCGAGCACGCCACCAAGGCCGGCCTCGACGTGAACGCGTACCAAGCGTGTCTCGCCTCCGGCCGCGGCAAACAGCGCGTCGACGCCGATCTCGCCGCGGGAAAAGCGGTCGGCGTGTCGGGCACGCCTGCGTTCTTCGTGAACGGCGTGGCCTACTCGGGCGCGATCCCGATCGAGGATTTCCGCAAGGCGATCGACAGCGAGCTGGCGAAGCCGCCGCAGAGCTGA
- a CDS encoding serine/threonine protein phosphatase gives MLYAVGDIHGDLRKLDALLAKLALASGDRLVFLGDYIDRGHESAAVVARLIELSRHFECKFLMGNHESMFLDFLGWRGAAYFGGDAFLMNGGDRTLASYGYFGRCDSDPETFELPPAHEAFYEQLVLSHAEGDYLFVHAGLGERGLQSADPAYALRVSRPEDLLWNRTTADLPHNLGVTVVYGHTPRADFSVRWNEPFSIGIDTGAIYGGLLTAIRLPDETIVQAD, from the coding sequence ATGCTCTACGCGGTCGGAGACATCCACGGCGATCTGCGCAAGCTCGATGCGCTGCTCGCGAAGCTCGCCCTCGCGAGCGGGGACCGCCTCGTCTTCCTCGGCGACTACATCGACCGCGGCCACGAGTCCGCGGCCGTGGTGGCGCGGCTGATCGAGCTTTCGCGCCATTTCGAGTGCAAGTTCCTGATGGGCAACCACGAGTCGATGTTCCTCGACTTCCTCGGCTGGCGCGGCGCGGCGTACTTCGGCGGCGACGCGTTCCTGATGAACGGCGGCGACCGCACGCTCGCGAGCTACGGCTACTTCGGCCGCTGCGACTCCGATCCCGAGACGTTCGAGCTGCCGCCCGCGCACGAGGCGTTTTACGAGCAGCTCGTGCTCTCGCACGCGGAGGGCGACTACTTGTTCGTGCATGCCGGCCTCGGCGAGCGCGGCCTCCAGTCCGCCGACCCCGCCTACGCGCTCCGCGTCTCGCGCCCCGAGGACTTGTTGTGGAACCGCACGACCGCGGACCTGCCGCACAACCTCGGAGTGACGGTCGTCTACGGCCACACGCCGCGCGCGGACTTCAGCGTGCGCTGGAACGAGCCGTTCTCGATCGGGATCGACACCGGCGCGATCTACGGCGGCTTGCTGACCGCAATTCGGCTCCCCGACGAGACGATCGTTCAAGCGGATTGA
- a CDS encoding plasmid stability protein — MPSLTLKNVPPDVHRRLKARARRHRMSLNREAIECLREATGVRQVDPEMMLAEIRELRARVNGKLSERQLAKLKGRGRP; from the coding sequence ATGCCCAGCCTGACCCTGAAGAACGTGCCGCCCGACGTGCATCGAAGGCTCAAGGCCCGTGCACGTCGCCATCGGATGAGCCTCAACCGCGAAGCCATCGAGTGCCTACGCGAGGCAACTGGTGTGAGGCAGGTGGATCCGGAGATGATGCTGGCTGAGATTCGCGAGCTGCGTGCACGCGTGAATGGGAAGCTGAGCGAACGGCAGCTCGCGAAGCTGAAGGGACGCGGACGGCCGTGA
- a CDS encoding M48 family metalloprotease: MATQRTDLVKRVLALTIGAALAACSAPTVSDEEELGRQAAQEIRRHAKVLYDDVVVTYVEDIGQRLVQAAGPQPFEYTFTVLEDDSLNASATFGGQIFVHTGLITLTRNVSELAGVLGHEVGHVVKRHVADNMARAQNAGLLRNAAVIGGMIGGVHPAITDAATGFGALGIMNTFKREAEEEADAFAVEVVPRAGYHPDGIANFFDVMSASGQTRVPTFFSSHPASAERSAATRALIAKVKLSEDLKVDDNGKLEIIQHRIRLLTKAREKRADDRLR; this comes from the coding sequence GTGGCAACTCAACGGACTGATCTCGTGAAGCGCGTTCTCGCCCTGACGATCGGAGCTGCGCTCGCCGCGTGTTCGGCGCCCACCGTCAGCGACGAGGAAGAGCTCGGGCGCCAGGCGGCCCAGGAAATCCGGCGCCACGCCAAAGTGCTCTACGACGACGTGGTCGTGACTTACGTCGAGGACATCGGGCAGCGGCTCGTGCAGGCCGCGGGGCCGCAGCCGTTCGAGTACACGTTCACCGTGCTCGAGGACGACTCGCTGAACGCGTCCGCGACGTTCGGCGGGCAAATTTTCGTCCACACCGGCCTGATCACGCTAACGCGCAACGTGAGCGAGCTCGCGGGCGTGCTCGGGCACGAAGTCGGGCACGTCGTGAAGCGCCACGTCGCCGACAACATGGCGCGCGCACAGAACGCCGGCCTGCTTCGCAACGCGGCGGTCATCGGCGGCATGATCGGCGGCGTTCATCCCGCGATCACGGACGCCGCCACCGGTTTTGGCGCGCTTGGCATCATGAACACCTTCAAGCGCGAGGCGGAGGAAGAGGCCGACGCGTTCGCCGTCGAGGTCGTGCCGCGCGCGGGCTACCACCCCGACGGCATCGCGAACTTCTTCGACGTGATGTCCGCCTCCGGGCAGACTCGGGTACCTACGTTCTTCTCGAGCCACCCCGCGAGCGCTGAGCGCTCCGCCGCGACGCGCGCGCTGATCGCGAAGGTGAAGCTGAGCGAGGACCTCAAGGTCGACGACAACGGCAAGCTCGAGATCATCCAGCACCGCATTCGGCTGCTCACGAAGGCGCGCGAAAAGAGGGCGGACGACCGCTTGCGCTGA
- a CDS encoding sigma 54-interacting transcriptional regulator, translating to MPASPAAPSPRTLGELKKAGYAPRTLREEIRANLLGKLRKGEELFPGILGYEDSVVPAVENALLCGHDLIFLGERGQAKSRMIRAFVNLLDEWLPVVAGSEINDDPFAPVSAYARQLVAEKGDATPIAWVARDARYAEKLATPDVSIADLIGDVDPIKVAQGRSLGDELTIHFGLLPRTNRGIFCINELPDLTEKVQVGLFNVMQERDVQVKGYAVRLPLDVLVVASANPEDYTSRGRIITPLKDRYAAQVRTHYPPTRELELAVVRQEAKLPQAPGVKVHVPAFIEAIVGEMTLQARSSPDVNQASGVSVRMSIANYETLVANALRRALKLGEQLAVPRITDLESIVQSTAGKLELEYAGEERSETEIVRGIAQRAVRLVFDALVPGEGVASVVESFNQGWKVEVAADMPAGGYLDGLEEIKGLREAAALLAGGDKPEHLASAIEFILEGLHLANRLNKSETEGGARYGGAGTGGSKK from the coding sequence ATGCCCGCATCGCCCGCCGCGCCTTCCCCCCGCACGCTCGGAGAGCTGAAGAAGGCGGGCTACGCCCCGCGCACGCTGCGCGAAGAGATCCGCGCGAACTTGTTAGGAAAGCTGCGCAAGGGCGAGGAGCTCTTCCCCGGCATCCTCGGCTACGAGGACAGCGTCGTCCCCGCGGTCGAGAACGCGCTCTTGTGCGGCCACGATCTGATCTTTCTCGGTGAACGCGGGCAGGCGAAGAGCCGCATGATCCGCGCCTTCGTGAACCTGCTCGACGAGTGGCTGCCCGTCGTCGCCGGCAGCGAGATCAACGACGACCCCTTCGCGCCCGTGTCCGCGTACGCGCGCCAGCTGGTCGCGGAGAAGGGCGACGCGACGCCGATCGCGTGGGTCGCGCGCGACGCGCGCTACGCGGAGAAGCTCGCGACGCCGGACGTCTCGATCGCGGACCTGATCGGCGACGTCGATCCGATCAAGGTCGCCCAAGGCCGATCATTAGGGGACGAGCTCACGATCCACTTCGGGCTCCTGCCGCGCACGAACCGCGGAATCTTCTGCATCAACGAGCTGCCCGATCTCACGGAGAAGGTGCAGGTGGGCCTGTTCAACGTGATGCAAGAGCGCGACGTGCAGGTGAAGGGCTACGCGGTGCGCCTGCCGCTCGACGTGCTCGTGGTCGCGAGCGCGAACCCCGAGGACTACACGAGCCGCGGCCGCATCATCACCCCGCTGAAGGACCGCTACGCCGCGCAGGTGCGCACGCACTACCCGCCGACGCGCGAGCTCGAGCTCGCGGTCGTGCGCCAGGAGGCGAAGCTGCCGCAAGCGCCGGGAGTGAAGGTGCACGTGCCCGCGTTCATCGAAGCGATCGTGGGCGAGATGACGCTGCAGGCGCGCTCGAGCCCAGACGTGAACCAAGCGAGTGGCGTCTCGGTTCGCATGTCGATCGCGAACTACGAGACGCTCGTGGCGAACGCGCTGCGGCGCGCGCTGAAGCTCGGCGAGCAGCTCGCGGTGCCGCGCATCACGGATCTCGAGTCGATCGTGCAATCGACCGCGGGCAAGCTCGAGCTCGAGTACGCCGGCGAGGAACGCAGCGAGACGGAGATCGTGCGCGGCATCGCGCAGCGCGCCGTGCGCCTGGTGTTCGACGCGCTCGTGCCCGGTGAAGGCGTGGCCTCGGTGGTCGAGTCGTTCAACCAAGGCTGGAAGGTCGAGGTCGCTGCCGACATGCCGGCGGGCGGCTACCTCGACGGCCTCGAAGAGATCAAGGGCCTGCGCGAGGCGGCGGCGCTGCTCGCCGGAGGCGACAAGCCGGAGCATCTCGCGAGCGCGATCGAGTTCATTCTCGAAGGGCTGCACCTCGCGAACCGCCTCAACAAGTCGGAGACGGAGGGTGGCGCCCGCTACGGCGGCGCCGGCACCGGCGGAAGCAAGAAGTGA